Proteins from a genomic interval of Zingiber officinale cultivar Zhangliang chromosome 2A, Zo_v1.1, whole genome shotgun sequence:
- the LOC122044433 gene encoding uncharacterized protein LOC122044433 has translation MSSVCNSSMPARPTFINLYKWPESDAEFVKSMTEGRRGKSTAVTDQSQSHSKWSPSPPVVDSFSCRQMYLRSYPFSKEEKAATGKTKQCFEKAKEKATSLFSTKKKKKNELRFVSDRKLIKDFPYSSLFSIFYRFLFCTTSVEVVDRRRY, from the coding sequence ATGAGCTCTGTTTGCAATTCTTCCATGCCGGCGAGGCCAACCTTCATCAACCTCTACAAGTGGCCGGAGTCCGACGCCGAGTTCGTGAAGTCGATGACAGAAGGAAGAAGAGGCAAGAGTACTGCCGTAACTGATCAGAGTCAGAGCCACAGTAAGTGGAGCCCAAGTCCTCCGGTGGTGGACAGCTTCTCCTGCCGGCAGATGTACCTGAGGAGCTACCCCTTCTCCAAGGAGGAGAAGGCAGCCACCGGAAAAACAAAACAGTGCTTTGAGAAAGCCAAGGAAAAAGCGACCTCACTTTTCtcaacgaagaagaagaagaagaatgagctGCGGTTTGTGAGCGACAGGAAGCTGATCAAAGATTTCCCTTACTCCTCCCTCTTCTCTATCTTCTACCGCTTCCTGTTCTGCACCACCAGCGTCGAAGTTGTCGATCGTAGAAGGTATTAA
- the LOC122040877 gene encoding uncharacterized protein LOC122040877 translates to MAASQTTKIALTVAFFGILSFLFGVIAENKKPASGTPIQGKGVVICKFPSDPTIALGSLSVVTLLLTAIAGHVAVYFPYKGKTVPVQALFQSASLVIFFLIAEAVSALALAMMLWATIVEGLQHSRNTHYNLDTTCPTAKTGLFGGAAFLSLDASLIWLVCQILTLNARADYLEDDSKGDYGQVYATELEASGTANPAP, encoded by the exons ATGGCTGCAAGCCAAACCACAAAGATTGCTCTGACTGTTGCATTTTTTGGAATATTGTCTTTCCTTTTTGGTGTTATTGCAGAAAATAAAAAG CCGGCTTCTGGAACTCCAATTCAAGGAAAGGGTGTGGTCATCTGCAAGTTTCCAAGTGATCCAACAATTGCTTTGGGAAGTTTATCTGTCGTGACTCTCCTTCTTACTGCTATAGCAGGACATGTTGCTGTCTATTTTCCATACAAAGGAAAGACAGTTCCAGTTCAAGCTTTATTTCAAAGTGCTTCGTTAGTTATATTCTTCCTTATCGCAGA GGCTGTCTCAGCGTTGGCACTGGCGATGATGTTGTGGGCTACTATTGTGGAAGGTCTGCAACATTCACGCAACACCCATTATAATCTCGATACAACATGTCCTACTGCCAAAACTGGTCTATTTGGAGGTGCAGCATTCCTCTCCCTCGATGCCTCTCTCATTTGGCTTGTATGCCAGATCTTGACACTAAATGCAAGAGcagattatttggaggatgactCGAAGGGAGACTATGGGCAGGTTTATGCAACAGAGTTGGAGGCCAGCGGCACTGCGAATCCAGCACCTTAA